The genomic segment AAACCGGCGATGGCCGGGTAAGCGCATATGCTGCCGCTGATGGAAAGCAACTGTGGCAATATCAAAAACAATTACCTGCCTTGATTTTGCGTAATTATGCTGCCGTCACTATTTCTGGCAATGTGGTTTATGCTGGTTTATCAGGCGGGCGCTTGGTGGCTATATCACTGCAAGACGGCCGTGTGTTGTGGGATAGTCCTGTCGCTATTCCGCACGGTGCCACTGAGCTTGAACGGGTTACCGATGTGGTGGCTCCGCCTGTTGTTGATGGGCGTTTAGTGTGTGCTGTTGCTTATCAGGGACGTGTTGCGTGTTTCGATGCAGTGAGCGGTAGTGCTGCCTGGACGCGTGAATTATCGAGCTGGTCAGGTTTGGCGATGGATTATCGCTATGTTTATGCGGTAGATGCAGCGGGAAATGTGAACGCTTTCGAGCGTGAAAGTGGCCGCAGTGTCTGGCGTCAGGACAAACTTGCCGCCCGCTCAGTGACTGCACCGGCAGTATTGGGTAAGTATCTGGTTGTGGCTGATTTTGCAGGCTACACCCACTTTTTAAATACAGAAGACGGCAGCTTTGCCGCGCAGCAGGCTACAGATGGTGCGCGCATCGCGGTGAGTCCTTTAGTGGTTGGAGAGCATTTGCTGGTGCAAACGCTATCCGGCAATGTTTTTTCAATAGGCTTAAGTAAATAAATGAAACCTACAATTGCGCTGGTTGGTCGTCCCAACGTCGGTAAATCCACGCTCTTTAACCGACTGACCAAATCGCGCGACGCTCTTGTTCACGATATTCCCGGCCTGACGC from the Iodobacter fluviatilis genome contains:
- the bamB gene encoding outer membrane protein assembly factor BamB, whose translation is MQDLYRLVVAVSLLGLSACSTVSNAPEPSPLPVISQSLSVSSQWRASVGDKTLFRFVPAVDGDLIVVAGSPDKLQALDATSGNSRWQIKTEQAIAGGVGLGNDVIAVGSVKGVVLAYDRGGKFLWRAQASSEIMAPPAVAKGIVVVKTGDGRVSAYAAADGKQLWQYQKQLPALILRNYAAVTISGNVVYAGLSGGRLVAISLQDGRVLWDSPVAIPHGATELERVTDVVAPPVVDGRLVCAVAYQGRVACFDAVSGSAAWTRELSSWSGLAMDYRYVYAVDAAGNVNAFERESGRSVWRQDKLAARSVTAPAVLGKYLVVADFAGYTHFLNTEDGSFAAQQATDGARIAVSPLVVGEHLLVQTLSGNVFSIGLSK